The following proteins are encoded in a genomic region of Pyramidobacter porci:
- a CDS encoding GrdX family protein: MLVLSNNPQVWDSCQVNYERIEGTPREVLYRALDLVGSGEYSLFAHPVAGNERLLRNPYRTVVLTQTPPARRRIPQDRQTAFINRALDKVEDIEYGEIPAGTHADYATVDFELFKTTMNSAENGERQELLSLRQQKFKTW; encoded by the coding sequence ATGTTAGTTCTGTCCAATAATCCTCAGGTCTGGGATTCTTGTCAGGTGAACTATGAACGGATTGAAGGCACGCCGCGGGAAGTCCTGTATAGAGCGCTTGACCTGGTGGGAAGCGGGGAGTATTCTCTCTTTGCGCACCCCGTCGCAGGGAATGAACGTCTTCTGCGCAACCCTTACCGCACGGTGGTTTTGACTCAGACCCCGCCGGCGCGCAGACGCATCCCGCAGGATCGACAGACGGCTTTCATCAACAGAGCCCTGGACAAAGTGGAAGACATCGAATACGGCGAGATTCCCGCCGGAACTCACGCGGATTACGCAACCGTCGATTTCGAGCTTTTCAAAACGACGATGAACAGCGCTGAAAACGGGGAGCGGCAAGAGCTCCTCTCTCTCCGGCAGCAAAAATTCAAAACGTGGTGA
- a CDS encoding glycine/betaine/sarcosine/D-proline family reductase selenoprotein B translates to MCAVKTIHYMNQFYGQIGGEEKAGVGPSVLDGANNLGKQIEKAFNDEIVIAKTIICGDNYAAEHPEKIKDFVFQVIKDNDAGFFIAGPSFAAGRYGMACGMLCQAVARELKLPVIAAMNEVSPGVDIAKRDVYVVKTSDSARDMKNALAGMARIGTKLLKGERIGLPAEEGYHPRGIRVNIREKKRGSRRAVDMLIAKATGTPYLTELPMPTYDHVPPAPAVKDIKHALLAIGTEGGIVPRGNPDHIEAHNASKWKSYSLVGIETLKAGDYEVAHGGYDPVPGNANPNRVLPLDVARACQKELDFGALLDEYPVTVGNVTAVKSAEKYGHEMGLRLQEKGVQGIVLTSTUGTGTRCGATLAREIDRVGIPAVLITAVPSIALTVGANRIVRGVAIPTPIGKPDEEPNDEYAIRMKIFKKAIEALATSIDKQTVFNVD, encoded by the coding sequence ATGTGTGCAGTAAAAACAATTCACTATATGAACCAGTTCTATGGTCAGATCGGCGGCGAAGAAAAAGCCGGCGTAGGCCCTTCCGTTCTCGATGGAGCTAATAACCTTGGCAAACAGATCGAAAAGGCTTTTAACGATGAAATCGTTATTGCTAAAACCATCATCTGCGGCGACAACTACGCTGCCGAGCATCCTGAAAAAATCAAGGATTTCGTTTTTCAGGTAATCAAAGACAACGATGCAGGGTTCTTTATCGCCGGTCCCTCCTTTGCCGCCGGCCGCTATGGCATGGCGTGCGGCATGCTGTGTCAGGCTGTCGCCAGAGAATTGAAACTGCCAGTTATCGCCGCCATGAACGAAGTCAGCCCCGGCGTCGATATCGCCAAACGCGACGTGTACGTCGTAAAAACGAGCGATTCCGCTCGCGATATGAAAAACGCTTTGGCCGGAATGGCACGTATCGGCACCAAGCTACTCAAAGGCGAACGCATCGGTCTGCCCGCCGAAGAAGGCTATCACCCCCGCGGCATCCGCGTTAATATTCGCGAGAAAAAGCGCGGTTCCCGCCGCGCCGTCGACATGCTGATTGCCAAAGCAACCGGCACCCCCTATCTCACGGAATTGCCCATGCCCACCTATGATCACGTACCGCCTGCGCCAGCAGTGAAAGACATCAAGCACGCGCTTCTGGCCATTGGCACTGAAGGAGGCATCGTTCCCCGAGGCAATCCCGATCACATCGAGGCCCACAACGCTTCCAAGTGGAAGAGTTACAGTCTTGTCGGCATTGAAACGCTGAAAGCCGGCGACTACGAAGTAGCCCATGGCGGTTACGATCCTGTCCCCGGCAACGCCAATCCCAATCGCGTCCTGCCGTTGGACGTGGCGCGCGCCTGTCAAAAAGAGCTTGATTTTGGCGCGTTGCTTGATGAATACCCAGTGACCGTCGGTAACGTGACCGCCGTGAAATCCGCCGAGAAGTACGGTCACGAAATGGGACTGAGACTTCAAGAGAAAGGCGTGCAAGGCATCGTTCTGACGTCCACTTGAGGCACTGGTACGCGTTGCGGTGCAACGCTTGCCCGTGAGATCGACCGTGTCGGCATCCCTGCGGTTCTGATCACGGCCGTTCCCTCGATCGCTCTGACCGTCGGCGCTAACCGCATTGTTCGCGGCGTTGCCATCCCTACACCTATCGGCAAGCCGGACGAAGAGCCTAACGACGAGTATGCAATCCGCATGAAGATCTTCAAAAAAGCGATCGAAGCTCTTGCAACTTCAATCGACAAGCAGACGGTCTTCAACGTTGACTAG